The following are encoded in a window of Sminthopsis crassicaudata isolate SCR6 chromosome 3, ASM4859323v1, whole genome shotgun sequence genomic DNA:
- the TRAPPC4 gene encoding trafficking protein particle complex subunit 4 translates to MAIFSVYVVNKAGGLIYQLDNYAPRAEAEKTFSYPLDLLLKLHDERVLVAFGQRDGIRVGHAVLSINGVDVNGKYTAEGKEVLEYLGNPTNYPVSIRFGRPRLTSNEKLMLASMFHSLFAIGSQLSPELGSSGIEMLETDTFKLHCFQTLTGIKFVVLADPRQGGIDSLLRKIYEIYSDFALKNPFYSLEMPIRCELFDQNLKLALEVAEKAGTFGPGS, encoded by the exons ATGGCGATCTTCAGTGTTTATGTGGTGAACAAGGCTGGCGGCCTCATCTACCAACTGGACAACTACGCGCCTCGAGCCGAAGCTGAGAAAACCTTCAGCTACCCACTGGACCTGCTACTGAAGCTACACGACGAGCGCGTTCTCGTTGCCTTTGGCCAGCGGGATGGCATCCGGG TGGGCCATGCGGTTCTTTCTATCAACGGTGTGGACGTGAATGGCAAGTATACTGCAGAAGGGAAGGAAGTGCTGGAGTACTTGGGCAACCCCACCAACTACCCCGTGTCCATCCGTTTTGGCCGGCCACGACTCACGTCCAACGAGAAGCTAATGCTGGCCTCCATGTTCCACTC GCTGTTTGCCATAGGCTCGCAGCTGTCTCCCGAGTTGGGGAGTTCTGGCATCGAGATGCTTGAGACCGACACCTTCAAACTGCACTGCTTCCAGACGCTGACAG GTATCAAGTTTGTAGTACTGGCAGATCCTCGACAAGGTGGAATTGATTCTCTCCTTCGAAAGATCTATGAGATTTATTCAGACTTTGCCCTCAAGAATCCATTCTATTCTTTGGAGATGCCCATCAG GTGTGAGCTGTTTGACCAGAATCTGAAGCTAGCCCTGGAAGTGGCTGAGAAGGCTGGGACTTTTGGGCCAGGATCATAG
- the SLC37A4 gene encoding glucose-6-phosphate exchanger SLC37A4 isoform X2, which translates to MAAQSYGYYRTVIFFAMFGGYSLYYFNRKTFSFVMPSLVEEISLDKDDLGLITSSQSAAYAISKFVSGVLSDQMSARWLFSSGLLLVGLVNVAFSWSSTVSVFAILWFLNGLAQGLGWPPCGKVLRKWFEPSQFGTWWAILSTSMNLAGGLGPIMVTLLAQNYSWRSTLALSGALCVVVSFLCLLFIHNEPADVGLQNLDPTPKKGKKGSQDDESTLQELLLSPYLWVLSTGYLVVFGVKTCCTDWGQFFLIQEKGQSALVGSSYMSALEIGGLVGSIAAGYLSDRSMAKAGLSVYGNPRHGLLLFMMAGMVGSMYLFRVTVTSDSPKLWILVLGAIFGFSSYGPIALFGVIANESAPPNLCGTSHAIVGLMANVGGFLAGLPFSTIAKHYSWSTAFWVAEVTCAISTVAFFLLRNIRTKMGRLPKKAD; encoded by the exons ATGGCAGCCCAGAGCTATGGGTATTACCGAACTGTGATCTTTTTTGCCATGTTTGGGGGCTACAGCCTGTATTACTTCAATCGGAAGACCTTCTCCTTTGTCATGCCTTCCCTGGTAGAAGAAATCTCTCTGGACAAGGATGACTTGG GACTCATCACCAGCAGCCAATCAGCAGCGTACGCCATCAGCAAGTTTGTGAGTGGGGTGCTGTCCGACCAGATGAGTGCCCGGTGGCTTTTCTCCTCCGGGCTGCTGCTGGTTGGGCTGGTCAATGTGGCCTTCTCCTGGAGCTCTACAGTGTCTGTCTTTGCCATCCTGTGGTTTCTTAATGGTTTGGCGCAAGGGCTGGGCTGGCCTCCCTGTGGGAAGGTGCTTCGAAAG TGGTTCGAGCCATCCCAGTTTGGCACCTGGTGGGCCATCTTGTCAACCAGCATGAACCTGGCTGGAGGGCTGGGCCCCATCATGGTGACCCTCCTGGCACAGAACTACAGCTGGCGTAGCACTTTGGCACTTTCAGGGGCGCTGTGCGTGGTCGTCTCCTTCCTCTGCCTCCTCTTCATCCATAATGAGCCAGCAGATGTTGGGCTACAAAACCTCGACCCTACCCCCAAAAAGGGCAAGAAGG GCTCCCAGGATGACGAGAGTACTCTTCAGGAACTGCTGCTGTCCCCATACCTGTGGGTTCTTTCCACTGGCTACCTTGTAGTATTTGGTGTAAAAACTTGCTGCACTGACTGGGGCCAGTTCTTCCTCATCCAGGAAAAAGGACAGTCAGCCCTTGTGG GCAGCTCCTATATGAGTGCCCTGGAGATTGGGGGCCTTGTGGGTAGCATTGCTGCTGGCTACCTCTCAGACCGGTCCATGGCAAAG GCGGGGCTGTCAGTGTATGGCAACCCACGCCATGGACTGTTGCTCTTCATGATGGCTGGGATGGTGGGATCCATGTACCTCTTCCGTGTCACAGTCACTAGTGACTCCCCTAAG CTCTGGATCCTGGTGCTGGGTGCCATCTTTGGTTTCTCCTCCTATGGTCCCATTGCCCTATTTGGGGTCATTGCCAATGAGAGTGCCCCTCCCAATTTGTGCGGGACTTCTCATGCCATTGTGGGACTAATGGCCAATG TGGGTGGATTCCTGGCTGGGTTACCTTTCAGCACCATTGCCAAGCACTACAGCTGGAGCACTGCCTTCTGGGTGGCAGAGGTGACATGTGCCATCAGTACCGTGGCCTTCTTCCTCCTCCGAAACATCCGAACCAAGATGGGTCGGCTGCCGAAGAAAGCTGACTGA
- the SLC37A4 gene encoding glucose-6-phosphate exchanger SLC37A4 isoform X1: MAAQSYGYYRTVIFFAMFGGYSLYYFNRKTFSFVMPSLVEEISLDKDDLGLITSSQSAAYAISKFVSGVLSDQMSARWLFSSGLLLVGLVNVAFSWSSTVSVFAILWFLNGLAQGLGWPPCGKVLRKWFEPSQFGTWWAILSTSMNLAGGLGPIMVTLLAQNYSWRSTLALSGALCVVVSFLCLLFIHNEPADVGLQNLDPTPKKGKKGSQDDESTLQELLLSPYLWVLSTGYLVVFGVKTCCTDWGQFFLIQEKGQSALVGSSYMSALEIGGLVGSIAAGYLSDRSMAKAGLSVYGNPRHGLLLFMMAGMVGSMYLFRVTVTSDSPKDAAFWTPALHPLAELTGFTEHELWILVLGAIFGFSSYGPIALFGVIANESAPPNLCGTSHAIVGLMANVGGFLAGLPFSTIAKHYSWSTAFWVAEVTCAISTVAFFLLRNIRTKMGRLPKKAD; encoded by the exons ATGGCAGCCCAGAGCTATGGGTATTACCGAACTGTGATCTTTTTTGCCATGTTTGGGGGCTACAGCCTGTATTACTTCAATCGGAAGACCTTCTCCTTTGTCATGCCTTCCCTGGTAGAAGAAATCTCTCTGGACAAGGATGACTTGG GACTCATCACCAGCAGCCAATCAGCAGCGTACGCCATCAGCAAGTTTGTGAGTGGGGTGCTGTCCGACCAGATGAGTGCCCGGTGGCTTTTCTCCTCCGGGCTGCTGCTGGTTGGGCTGGTCAATGTGGCCTTCTCCTGGAGCTCTACAGTGTCTGTCTTTGCCATCCTGTGGTTTCTTAATGGTTTGGCGCAAGGGCTGGGCTGGCCTCCCTGTGGGAAGGTGCTTCGAAAG TGGTTCGAGCCATCCCAGTTTGGCACCTGGTGGGCCATCTTGTCAACCAGCATGAACCTGGCTGGAGGGCTGGGCCCCATCATGGTGACCCTCCTGGCACAGAACTACAGCTGGCGTAGCACTTTGGCACTTTCAGGGGCGCTGTGCGTGGTCGTCTCCTTCCTCTGCCTCCTCTTCATCCATAATGAGCCAGCAGATGTTGGGCTACAAAACCTCGACCCTACCCCCAAAAAGGGCAAGAAGG GCTCCCAGGATGACGAGAGTACTCTTCAGGAACTGCTGCTGTCCCCATACCTGTGGGTTCTTTCCACTGGCTACCTTGTAGTATTTGGTGTAAAAACTTGCTGCACTGACTGGGGCCAGTTCTTCCTCATCCAGGAAAAAGGACAGTCAGCCCTTGTGG GCAGCTCCTATATGAGTGCCCTGGAGATTGGGGGCCTTGTGGGTAGCATTGCTGCTGGCTACCTCTCAGACCGGTCCATGGCAAAG GCGGGGCTGTCAGTGTATGGCAACCCACGCCATGGACTGTTGCTCTTCATGATGGCTGGGATGGTGGGATCCATGTACCTCTTCCGTGTCACAGTCACTAGTGACTCCCCTAAG GATGCTGCCTTCTGGACACCAGCTCTACATCCTCTGGCTGAGCTCACGGGCTTCACGGAGCATGAG CTCTGGATCCTGGTGCTGGGTGCCATCTTTGGTTTCTCCTCCTATGGTCCCATTGCCCTATTTGGGGTCATTGCCAATGAGAGTGCCCCTCCCAATTTGTGCGGGACTTCTCATGCCATTGTGGGACTAATGGCCAATG TGGGTGGATTCCTGGCTGGGTTACCTTTCAGCACCATTGCCAAGCACTACAGCTGGAGCACTGCCTTCTGGGTGGCAGAGGTGACATGTGCCATCAGTACCGTGGCCTTCTTCCTCCTCCGAAACATCCGAACCAAGATGGGTCGGCTGCCGAAGAAAGCTGACTGA